From the Verrucomicrobiota bacterium genome, the window GGTCGCCCTGAACGGAATGGGAATCAACATCGCCCGGGCGATTGGTCCAGCTGCAGCGGGAATCCTCGTTGCCCTCGCTGGCCCCACCCTAGTCTTCGTGCTAAACGCAATCTCCTTCGTCTACATTTCGTTCGCATTGTGGCGATGGAAGCGACCGACCCAAAAACAGGATTTGCCGCCCGAATACTTCTGGGCCGCGGTGGTTACCGGACTGCGCTACATCTTTCATGCTCCCCAATTTCTCGCCGTCCTTTACCGGATCGGCTGTTTTATGGTGAGTGCCAGTGCCGTCTGGGCGTTGCTGCCGATCGTCGCGCGAAGGGATCTCGGCCTAAACGCGACTGAATACGGAATCCTCCTTGGTTCCCTCGGAGCCGGCGCCGTGGCCATAGCCTCGCAAATTTCTCTTCTGAAGAAGCATTTTAGCCCGGCTGCCTTGATCACGATTGGCGGATTTGTCTTCGCCGGAGTCACCGTCGCACTTGGATTGGTCCAGAGTTTCTGGATTCTCCTGCCCATTCTTTTCTTCGGGGGAGCTTCGTGGTTGAGCTTGCTGTCCACATTCAATGTCGGCGCGCAGGCAACCCTCCCGCCTTGGGTGCGCGGGCGGGCCCTTTCAGTTTACCTCCTTATCTTCTTCGGTGGAATGGCCATCGGAAGTCTCCTTTGGGGGACGGTAGCCGACCTTATCGGCAGTAGGCATACCCTTTTGGTCGCAGCAGGCCTCCAAATCGTCGCATGGTTCTTCACTCGAAAACTCCCACTGCGCGATGGAGGCAAAAGCAACCTCGCTCCCGCGCACCACTGGCCCATGCCCAACCTGCCTGGGGGAGAATCTACCGAACGACCCGTCCTCCTCCAGAAGACCTACCGAATTGATCCGGCGAAAACGAAAGACTTTATTCAAAAAGCACAGTCGCTTCGCTCCATTCGCCTTCGGGATGGTGCCAACTTCTGGGGCATCTATGCGGACCCGGAAAATCCTGGCGTCATCCATGAAGTTTTCCAGCACGCAACCGAAACCGACCACATCCGAAGCCATGAGCGGTTTACGGAGGAAGATCGTTTGCTCGAAGAGGAACTTTTAGCCTATCATGTCGGATCGGAACCCCCCGTAGTCCAACACTTTTCTCAGGTTTGGTAAGCCCACTAAACCTCACCATCCTCCAATCAAATCCAAAACCATGCTTCCTGATCCAGACACCTGCCAGTTCGTCAAAGCAGACGACCTAGACTCCTTTGAAGGGCTCATCTTCGACGTGCGCACGCCCGAGGCCTATGCCGAAGCTCACATCCCGGGCACCGTGAACCACTGCGTCTATCAAGTCGATTTTCTTGAGAAGGTTCCAGAAGCCTATCCAGACAAATCCACACCGATACTCGTTTACGGAGACGGTGACCCTTATAAGGCAGACCTCGCTGCCCTTGGAAGATTACAATACCTTGGCTACAGCAACGTCTCCATCCTCGAAGGTGGTTTGGGGAGTTGGCTTGCGGAGTCACGCGATATTGAAGGAGAAGGCGCCTCTTCTTCCAAGACCAACTCTGAGCAGATCCTTTCTCTCAATTCCGAGAAGACGAAAGTCCGTTGGGTGGGCCGTAACCTTATGAACCAACACAACGGAGAGATTGCCGCGTCATCCGGGTTTCTTGAAGTAGATGCCTCAGGCTCTCCGGTGGCAGGAGAAGTCATCGTCGACCTTCGAAAGATGACTACGGAAGACATCACTGATCCTACTCTAGCCAGTTCGCTGATCGGCCACCTCGCCAGTGCAGACTTTTTTGACGTCGAAAACCACCCAGAGGCATCTTTCAAACTGCTCAGCGTGCAACCGATAGAAGGTGCCACCTATGGGAAACCGAACTTTTCGGTCTCCGGCACGCTTGAGGCGAGGGGTAGGACGCTGAATCTCGAAATCGAAGCACTCGTTGAACCCATCGAAGAGGGCTACGTATTCCAATCCAACTTTAATTTTGACCGGACCGAGCTAGGTGCTCTCTACGGATCGGGCAAATTTTTTGAACGCCTGGGCATGCACCTGGTGAACGACTTGGTAAGCATGAGCATCACTGCGTTTTTCGTCTCAAAATAGAGGAAGGCAACCTCCCACTTCGAACTTTTTGAGGTTCTATGGCAAAGATCCGATTCACCATCGGCGTAGCTCCTGCTGCCATTTTTTGCCTCGGGTTATCGGCTTTAATTTCTCCTATTCTAGAGGGCCAGGACCAAGACCGCACGTTTACTGACCTCCCGCCACTCAGGAAGCTCGCTTTTCAAGAAGATGCGAGAGGCTATCAGGATCTTCAGAATAGTCCCCGCCTTCTCGAGCAGATCAAATTCGTTCAACTTGGAGACAGTCCAGACAACTTCATTAGTTTTGGCGGACTCATCCGCCAGAGATATGAATACCTGGAAAACCCGGACTTCGGCGAAACGGTTCAGGATGATGATGGGGCTTGGCTCCAGCGCTACATGGCTCACGGAGACCTTTACTACGGCGACCGATTTCGTGCCTTCGTCCAACTCATTAGTGCTGTTGTCGTCGGTCGGGAAACCGGACCCAGTCCTGTCGATGACAACCACCTCGATTTCCTCAACGCTTTCGTCGATCTCAAAGTAGTCGACGCAGGAGAAAGCGAAGTCACCGTTCGAGCAGTTCGTCAGGAACTTGAATTTGGCTCGGGGCGCTTGGTCGATGCGAGGGAGGGACCGAACGTCCGACGCACTTTCGACGCCGCAAGACTGCTTTCAACAATCCCCTCATGGAGAATTGATGCCCTCTTTGGCCGACCCGTCGAAACGAGGGAAGGTGTTTTTGATGACGTGACGAATAACGACCAGAGCCTATGGGGTGTCTATGCTACCGCGGACGCAGGTCTCCTTCCAATCGGCCATTTGGATGTCTATTATCTTGGCTATCAGAATAACGAGAGCACTTACACCATAGGAACTGCGAAAGAAACCAGACATACTTTGGGAACGCGGTTCTTCGGGACCTCGCACAACTTTGACTGGAACTGGGAAGCCATGTTCCAGTTTGGTGACTTTGGTTCCGATGAGATCCTTGCCTGGTCGATTGCGACCGATACCGGATACACCGTGGACCAATGGGCATGGACTCCCCGCTTCGCAATCAACGCAAATGTCGCCAGCGGGAACCGGGATCCCGACAGCTCTCGGCTCAACACATTCAACCCACTCTATCCTCGTGGGAATTACTTCTCGGATGCGGCTATTCTAGGCCCCCGAAATTTCTTCAACCTCCACCCTTTCGTAACCGTATCGCCCACCGACGACTGGGAGATCACCGCCGATGTGAACTTCTTCTGGAGACTTGAAACCACCGACGGAGTTTATTCGCCAAGCGGACAAATCATAAGGGCCGGCCTTGAAAGCAACGAGAGATACGTCGGGACCGCGTTTTCTTTAAATACATCCTATGCCCTCACAAGAGAGCTAAGCTTTACCGCAATCTACAGTCACTTTGCTCCTGGTAGTTTCATTGAAGATACCGGCCCCTCGCAAAGTCTGGATTTCTTCGAAGTGACCATTCAGTTTCGGTTTTGAGGAGCAAGCGAAGCGCGTCGAATGGCGGAGAGGACGGGATTCGAACCCGTGGAACCCCTTTCAGGGTTCACCGGTTTAGCAAACCTTGGGAGGGTTCGCTATTTAATGATAGGTCTATTGAAAATGTCCAATGGCCTTTAATTCTTGGACGATTTTTGGGTTTTTTTGGGCTATTGAATTGGGTGTGTGGCCTCAATTGTGACGTCGATTATTCGATATATAAATCCCTCTTCGTGAGGCAAGTCTTCCGTCGGAGTGATATCAGATAATTCGGGGTCTTCTTCCTCAGTCTCTGCGAACAGGAGTTCTTTGCGCCCGGAGGCGGTGAACTGTTCTTCCAAGTCTTCATAATCCTCCCAATCTCCGAAGTCGTCCAAAATTTCCCTCGCTTGCTGGATTTTGCCCCTCACGACGTATTTCTTGTTTTTAATGAGGTCCTGACAGAGGAAACCGTACTTTGCGGTGGTTTTCTCCAGGGGGAAGCTCTCTCGTTGGATGTCGGTGTTTTCGTTGGTCCCTGTCCATATGCTCTGGGGAAATCCGGTGATTTCCTGCGCCTCCATCGCCTCTAGGATCGCATTGAAGTCCATTGGCTCAGCGAGGTTGATTGTCCAACCCGCTCCAGAGGACGTGGTGGTGTCTACTCCTTGCGCGTCCAGATTGTAGAGGTTTCCCAAGACGACAGATGTCTCGGAGTTGCTCGCCGCAACGGTGTTCGGGTTGGGGATTGGTGTGGATTGGTCATAACGGGGACGAGCGATCCCGTTTGTAAATTCCTCAGTGAATGGACCTCGTGAGCACGTAAAACTGGAACTAAACCGGGTCTCTGTGCCTTGCTCCTCAATTTCAAAATCTCCGGAGGTGAGATTGATTGAGTGTCCGCCGGAATAGGTGTTTCTGACAATATCCGTGAAGTCGTTTTCGCCAGGATGGTCAGAGAAAGGACCGCAGAATCTGGTGCTTTGTTGGTTCCTTTGTTGGAATCCACTGAAGTTGGCCTTGGCGTAACGGGCTAGGGTTTGTTCCCCGTCGACGTAGAATCCTTTGATCGTCGCGCGGCGGCGTTCGCCCGATCCCGCTATGGAGATTCGTGGGCAGCCGAATAGGTGCCAGTATTTGCTTTCATCTGCCCTCTGACAGACCGATATGGTGCCGCCGATGCTCATCGATCAAATCCACAAATGCCCGTTGGAGACCCCAATCGAGAAGAAGGCTTTGTTTCCGCTCAAACCGTCGTTGACGTTCACTTCGCCGTCTTCGGTGAAGAAAGTGTTTAGCGGGATAATCGCTGTCGAGGCGGAGGGAGA encodes:
- a CDS encoding MFS transporter — translated: MDSFSPLKNKVFRSLWIATVISNVGHWMHEVGAAWLMTDLSDSPLMVALVQTSLTLPFFFFALPAGVLTDLLDRRKYLFAVQIGAAIAAGALAIVGLTIGYTPATLLAFSFLLGLATAMTAPAWQAVVPELVDKSELPKAVALNGMGINIARAIGPAAAGILVALAGPTLVFVLNAISFVYISFALWRWKRPTQKQDLPPEYFWAAVVTGLRYIFHAPQFLAVLYRIGCFMVSASAVWALLPIVARRDLGLNATEYGILLGSLGAGAVAIASQISLLKKHFSPAALITIGGFVFAGVTVALGLVQSFWILLPILFFGGASWLSLLSTFNVGAQATLPPWVRGRALSVYLLIFFGGMAIGSLLWGTVADLIGSRHTLLVAAGLQIVAWFFTRKLPLRDGGKSNLAPAHHWPMPNLPGGESTERPVLLQKTYRIDPAKTKDFIQKAQSLRSIRLRDGANFWGIYADPENPGVIHEVFQHATETDHIRSHERFTEEDRLLEEELLAYHVGSEPPVVQHFSQVW
- a CDS encoding YceI family protein; this translates as MLPDPDTCQFVKADDLDSFEGLIFDVRTPEAYAEAHIPGTVNHCVYQVDFLEKVPEAYPDKSTPILVYGDGDPYKADLAALGRLQYLGYSNVSILEGGLGSWLAESRDIEGEGASSSKTNSEQILSLNSEKTKVRWVGRNLMNQHNGEIAASSGFLEVDASGSPVAGEVIVDLRKMTTEDITDPTLASSLIGHLASADFFDVENHPEASFKLLSVQPIEGATYGKPNFSVSGTLEARGRTLNLEIEALVEPIEEGYVFQSNFNFDRTELGALYGSGKFFERLGMHLVNDLVSMSITAFFVSK
- a CDS encoding alginate export family protein: MAKIRFTIGVAPAAIFCLGLSALISPILEGQDQDRTFTDLPPLRKLAFQEDARGYQDLQNSPRLLEQIKFVQLGDSPDNFISFGGLIRQRYEYLENPDFGETVQDDDGAWLQRYMAHGDLYYGDRFRAFVQLISAVVVGRETGPSPVDDNHLDFLNAFVDLKVVDAGESEVTVRAVRQELEFGSGRLVDAREGPNVRRTFDAARLLSTIPSWRIDALFGRPVETREGVFDDVTNNDQSLWGVYATADAGLLPIGHLDVYYLGYQNNESTYTIGTAKETRHTLGTRFFGTSHNFDWNWEAMFQFGDFGSDEILAWSIATDTGYTVDQWAWTPRFAINANVASGNRDPDSSRLNTFNPLYPRGNYFSDAAILGPRNFFNLHPFVTVSPTDDWEITADVNFFWRLETTDGVYSPSGQIIRAGLESNERYVGTAFSLNTSYALTRELSFTAIYSHFAPGSFIEDTGPSQSLDFFEVTIQFRF